A stretch of the Leptospiraceae bacterium genome encodes the following:
- a CDS encoding acyl-CoA desaturase, with translation MEEKVEFKPKRTKISLLSFAVFSLVHATILIAFFVPFSWELVLIAVLSYYLRMFGITAGFHRYFAHNAFKTSRPMQFFFAWLGGTAMQKGALWWGAHHRDHHRYSDTDKDLHSPKHGFWHSHMLWFLGSEHNTYDVKKIKDYAKYPELVFIDKHYWIPPLSYAFMLYGLGYAFGGQNHLYAFSVLTWGYAVSTFFLGHGTWTINSLSHVFGKQRYTTGDTSRNNFLLALVTMGEGWHNNHHYYRHTANQGFYWYEVDMSYYILKMMSWIGLVWDLKTPPVRILEEGKRLDAIQKGQEKFKNLSGEWIPVHSVTANSER, from the coding sequence ATGGAAGAAAAAGTAGAATTTAAACCTAAAAGAACCAAGATTTCTTTACTCTCTTTTGCAGTTTTTTCCCTTGTTCATGCAACCATTCTGATTGCATTTTTTGTTCCTTTTTCGTGGGAACTGGTTTTAATTGCTGTCCTTTCGTATTACCTGAGAATGTTCGGAATTACAGCCGGCTTCCACAGGTATTTCGCGCATAACGCCTTTAAAACCTCCAGGCCCATGCAATTTTTCTTTGCCTGGCTCGGTGGCACGGCTATGCAAAAAGGTGCCCTATGGTGGGGAGCTCATCATCGAGATCACCACAGGTATTCCGATACCGACAAAGACCTTCATTCTCCCAAACACGGGTTCTGGCATTCTCATATGCTCTGGTTTTTAGGAAGTGAGCACAATACCTACGATGTAAAAAAAATCAAAGATTATGCAAAATATCCCGAATTAGTCTTCATCGATAAGCACTACTGGATTCCCCCTCTTAGCTATGCGTTTATGCTTTACGGCCTCGGTTATGCCTTTGGAGGGCAGAACCATCTGTATGCCTTTTCTGTTCTTACCTGGGGCTATGCGGTTTCTACATTCTTTCTCGGTCACGGAACCTGGACCATCAACTCTCTTTCCCATGTTTTCGGAAAGCAACGTTATACTACAGGTGATACCAGTCGCAATAACTTCCTTCTTGCGCTTGTGACTATGGGAGAAGGCTGGCACAACAACCACCATTATTATCGTCATACAGCCAATCAGGGCTTCTACTGGTATGAAGTAGATATGAGCTATTACATTTTAAAAATGATGAGCTGGATAGGCCTGGTCTGGGATTTAAAAACACCACCGGTCAGAATACTAGAAGAAGGAAAAAGACTGGATGCCATTCAAAAAGGACAGGAAAAATTTAAAAACCTTTCCGGTGAATGGATTCCGGTTCACTCCGTAACAGCAAATAGCGAAAGATAA
- a CDS encoding putative Ig domain-containing protein, producing the protein MKARILSIVLVLLFVISCSRHKADDFRQNLLTYLSLISGDPVNVKGKVMKGEIKNALVRIIPLGVDGSCDRSSSAKVLARTYTDSEGKYSVTYARSGQPVCVVVSPHPDGGSTMYDEKSKKDIPWTDSSFYLQSVTREPATVKPDASDLSSASKMNTKLDYANVSPLTRIASKRLETLGKDNSSRDNLDKLSKQANQEVVLRFGLFSNSASSINTNTPSGVDAPKFQVQEGNNSLSISDTVPEISNYNVDLSSDSEEAKKMKLILGGISQVANNVKNTSTVTGGDVENVIQAFEKSMQSGEFKSTDENGEAIRIGLDENETNLGESPLKNVLQEATIQYAREGGAEDLSLSIEEVAEKVTFFDASEPGFTPSAATFSGKQEIKIESVDPAQKIYYTTDGTSPVCEKSSVYTEPVILDKLGETTLKAIACKDSQSSKIRSGVYKIVKNIIAKPSVTPDAGEYNNSVSVTLSLNAGSKIYYTLDGSLPSCDGSSGTEYSAAISMNVSFKLSAIACNGSLEESREVVKSYRIIQPPYGLSYASTSSVYTKNGSILPNFATVSGENLSFSVSPNLPSGLSFDTVTGRITGTPTSSSELLKYTVTAKNTAGETKTEIQIAVNEEAPTYLGYTEPAVTYTQNTLIQPNSPLIAGSGLSYKVEPALPSGLVLNSKTGVISGIPSTVNASTKYTVTATNTGGSISTELVLTVNDAAPSSLNYGISSLLLTKDVSISPIMPSVTGTVTAYTVSPSLPPVLKLDPSTGKLYGTPSALQLTPETYTVTASNVSGSSVYSFQITVEDSAPKGLSYPVSSLSLTKGVSLSSIIPVVSGTVTAYSVSPSLPSGLVLNTRTGELSGIPQSPQSVTTYTITAVNTKGSVSFPLYITVEDTAPSALSYVNSSYRYTKGVTISPIVPSVTGTVTRYSVAPSLPAGLNINSITGVISGTPEAATTISSYTVTASNPKGSISFPLSITVSEGAPSGLNYAGSPYIFTKASPIQTLKPNLTGTASSYTVSPALPSGLNINSVTGEISGTPLSLAANTTYTVTASNAYGSVSFPLQLTVNDYPPYSLSYSKSAYIFTKGISIAALSPSISGTVISYSVSPALPSGLSINQTTGVISGTPTAVSGTTTYLVVATNSAGSTSISLNLSIVEGAPTTLSYSSSSYTYTRGVTIASLSPTVTGTVSSYSVSPALPQGLSLNVSTGVISGTPELASASNTYTVTAANPSGSTAYSFSIQVTEGAPSSLVYAGSPYVLTQNLAMSPVTPALTGTATSFSITPSLPSGLSLNATTGVLSGNPQVSAVSQTYTVTATNSYGSTTASFSLEVATAYYVVRPTVSGLLGSGLQLSDGTNTISPTANGSWAFPARASGLSYNVTVATQPTNPWQTCSVTNGSGTLTVSDVTNVTVSCVTNTYTMGGTISGFGSGTDLSITDGAGNTLTLPAGSSTFTFPLRDSGSSYSVTIATQPTSPWQTCTVTNGSGNLTNANITNVSISCTVNTYTMSGFISGQANTSTLIINNGTANVTLTGQSSDYNYTENLNSGTSYNYTIVQQPPGQYCVFVMQTLLSGTVTNSNLNNFGINCVNGYLVSGHILSAPPAPAPFHLYQGEVVSYIGDGVSASGPVDGAIAGTAKVSYNKGLTFDGSNYYFVDSGTCIRQIRVATSDIATAAGICGTVGFADGTQAAARFSNLFDLTTDGTYLYAAELDGNRIRRIKIGTWEVTTLAGDNTTASPAGAFLDGTGTNVRFNGVHGIIYKDGFLYISDVYNHRIRKLNLLTTEVTTIVGNGTATTTAGNPGTSATIYSPTYMTIVGNYLYVASDSRVISRILLDGTSYPMDIFAGVSDASGTVDGYRTSAKFGLIRGLSTDGVDNIYISDNGNYTIRTLNISNGMVNTISGRNGILAFQAGVGVSATHNYPYTILFDGKNLLLDESNRIVKIKNNGLVGYWPLTASAADYAGSNNGTLNGAPAFTAADRFGVVNQAITFNGSTQNISVPHNTSLSNSNMSVSVWIKPNSLPASGNVFGIVDKKYANSSPNGYTLELWNDAGKQSIAWINGSGFTTTGYYTLALNQWAHITVTQEGTIASLYLNGKLMATRNDTSSLVDSGGGMEIGSRGGTFYFNGNIADVRIYNRVLNEGEINELAQNATPAQVGSAYSTGATGLLADFHLDGGSNNSSGAIPDLGLSGSTGSNVTGKDGNTDGARLFDAPSSHALTGVTYGLPNGNAPRTLCGWINPTAHPVPGGWTIFTGYGSAGTNNQFQLGLWNNAGVQNVTLDFINAAAYAPYSVPLNSWSHICGSYDGTTAYLFVNGKQIASNTIALTTGTSNFTIGQSPTGGNFFNGKIDDVRVYNNALSLAQIRQLATQVPAGLVAHYDFNGDANDVSGFAANGNTTSVTSVTDRFGISGSAYSFTPSSSVTASDAHLPVGTGSRTVCYWVKPNVFGAGYQGYIFQYGVETTNQMMRLTLHMTNINYDSYGSSTGTAYLSSTNIWNHVCGTYDGTNGQIYMNGKLQITSPLTMATVSAGNAGLLMGAAYDGSLDDLRVYNRVLTEAEIRALSGYHPMQVTTWNPAVASSSLKFHVAADSFSNLADTATVGNWPDLSGNGFLGTQYNGPVFRTGINGINGKPAIEFNGTNQYFNAGASSITYGTGVTVFAITKNSASNGNYREIISKDNNISCRFNLAKNLSPATDYFFEIDAPLMANTNTAFSLNEVSMLTGMNHAGGNLFLGKNGDMPGSTSSSGGTTLSCTSTANMTVGVRSDLTATSYFQGLIGEVLVFNRAINANSVYGATWQDRHIVECYLSSKYNIPIGHSCP; encoded by the coding sequence ATGAAAGCGCGAATACTATCAATCGTGTTGGTGTTATTGTTTGTTATATCCTGTAGTAGACATAAGGCGGATGATTTTCGTCAAAATCTCTTAACGTATCTGAGCCTCATATCCGGCGACCCTGTGAATGTAAAGGGCAAGGTAATGAAAGGGGAGATTAAGAATGCCCTGGTGCGAATCATTCCCCTCGGAGTGGATGGAAGCTGTGATCGTTCGAGTTCGGCGAAAGTATTAGCCCGGACCTACACGGACAGTGAAGGGAAATACTCGGTGACTTATGCCCGTTCGGGACAGCCTGTCTGCGTGGTAGTGAGTCCTCACCCGGATGGGGGTAGCACCATGTATGACGAAAAATCCAAAAAAGACATTCCCTGGACGGACTCTTCCTTTTACCTGCAATCGGTGACAAGGGAGCCGGCAACGGTAAAACCGGACGCTTCTGACCTAAGTTCCGCAAGCAAGATGAATACGAAATTAGATTATGCGAATGTAAGCCCCCTGACAAGGATAGCGAGTAAGAGGCTGGAAACCCTGGGAAAAGATAATTCTTCCAGAGACAATTTAGATAAACTCTCCAAACAGGCGAACCAGGAAGTAGTGCTTCGTTTTGGTTTATTCAGTAATTCTGCAAGCAGCATCAATACGAATACTCCGAGCGGGGTAGATGCACCGAAGTTCCAGGTGCAAGAAGGAAATAATAGTTTAAGCATTTCAGATACAGTTCCGGAAATCTCGAACTACAATGTGGATTTATCCTCCGACTCGGAAGAAGCAAAGAAGATGAAGCTTATTTTAGGAGGAATCTCACAGGTAGCGAATAACGTGAAGAACACCTCGACGGTAACCGGTGGCGATGTGGAAAATGTCATACAGGCTTTTGAGAAGTCGATGCAGAGCGGAGAGTTCAAGTCTACGGATGAGAACGGGGAAGCGATTCGAATCGGTCTGGATGAGAACGAGACGAATTTGGGAGAATCTCCCCTGAAAAACGTGTTACAGGAAGCTACGATTCAATATGCGAGGGAAGGAGGAGCGGAAGACTTGAGCCTGAGTATAGAAGAAGTGGCAGAGAAAGTGACTTTCTTTGATGCTTCAGAACCCGGCTTTACTCCCTCGGCTGCTACCTTTTCCGGCAAGCAGGAAATCAAGATCGAGAGTGTAGATCCCGCTCAGAAGATCTACTACACAACAGACGGAACGAGTCCCGTATGTGAAAAGAGTTCCGTATATACAGAACCCGTAATATTAGATAAGTTAGGCGAAACGACTCTAAAAGCCATAGCCTGCAAAGACTCACAGTCATCGAAAATTCGAAGCGGTGTTTACAAAATAGTCAAAAACATTATTGCGAAACCCTCGGTAACACCGGATGCAGGAGAATACAACAACAGTGTAAGTGTAACTTTAAGCCTGAATGCGGGTTCAAAGATATACTACACCCTCGATGGAAGCCTTCCTTCCTGTGATGGTAGCTCCGGAACCGAGTATTCTGCTGCTATCAGCATGAATGTATCCTTCAAGTTAAGCGCGATAGCCTGTAATGGAAGCCTCGAAGAGTCGAGAGAAGTGGTAAAGAGCTACCGCATCATTCAGCCACCCTACGGTCTGAGCTATGCAAGCACGAGTTCTGTATATACTAAAAATGGAAGTATTCTTCCGAACTTTGCTACGGTCAGCGGGGAAAATTTGAGTTTTTCTGTAAGTCCGAATTTACCTTCGGGTTTGAGTTTTGATACGGTAACGGGTCGTATCACGGGCACACCCACATCCTCTTCCGAGCTATTAAAGTATACCGTGACCGCGAAGAATACGGCAGGTGAAACCAAAACGGAAATCCAGATAGCGGTAAACGAAGAGGCCCCGACCTATCTGGGCTACACAGAACCGGCTGTCACTTACACACAGAATACCTTAATCCAGCCGAATAGTCCTCTGATAGCGGGTTCGGGTCTGTCCTACAAAGTGGAGCCAGCTCTACCTTCAGGACTTGTTTTAAACTCGAAGACGGGTGTGATAAGCGGGATTCCCTCTACCGTAAACGCATCTACTAAATACACCGTGACAGCCACGAATACAGGGGGTTCTATCAGCACAGAGCTTGTGCTGACGGTGAATGATGCGGCTCCGAGTTCATTGAATTATGGAATCTCGTCTCTTCTTCTCACGAAAGACGTGAGTATCAGCCCGATAATGCCGAGTGTAACGGGAACGGTGACGGCGTATACGGTGAGTCCTTCTCTTCCTCCGGTGCTGAAGTTAGACCCGTCTACGGGTAAGTTATACGGCACTCCTTCTGCCTTGCAGCTTACACCCGAGACCTATACGGTGACAGCAAGTAACGTATCGGGTTCGAGTGTGTATAGCTTCCAGATTACGGTAGAAGATTCAGCACCTAAGGGGCTGAGCTACCCCGTATCTTCTCTGAGCCTTACAAAGGGAGTAAGTCTTTCTTCTATTATCCCGGTGGTAAGCGGGACTGTCACAGCCTATTCGGTATCGCCCTCACTACCCTCAGGACTTGTCCTGAACACGAGGACGGGAGAACTGAGTGGTATTCCTCAGAGTCCCCAGTCTGTAACGACCTATACCATCACCGCGGTGAATACAAAAGGAAGCGTGAGTTTTCCCTTATATATCACTGTAGAAGATACAGCTCCTTCGGCCCTGAGCTATGTGAACTCCAGTTACCGGTATACAAAGGGAGTGACCATAAGTCCTATAGTTCCGAGTGTAACGGGAACGGTGACCCGCTACAGTGTAGCACCTTCTTTACCGGCGGGTTTAAACATCAACTCGATAACAGGAGTAATATCAGGAACACCGGAAGCAGCCACAACCATATCTTCTTACACGGTGACAGCTTCGAACCCGAAAGGAAGTATCAGCTTTCCCTTAAGTATTACCGTATCGGAGGGAGCCCCTTCGGGTTTAAACTATGCGGGCTCACCCTATATCTTCACCAAAGCTTCTCCGATTCAGACCCTGAAGCCCAATCTAACGGGAACTGCTTCCTCCTATACAGTGAGTCCTGCTCTGCCTTCGGGTTTAAACATCAACTCGGTGACAGGAGAAATATCGGGAACACCATTAAGCCTGGCTGCAAATACTACGTATACAGTAACAGCCTCGAATGCCTATGGAAGTGTAAGCTTTCCTTTACAGCTCACAGTGAACGACTACCCCCCGTATTCCCTGTCGTATTCAAAGTCTGCTTATATCTTTACAAAAGGTATCAGTATTGCAGCTTTAAGCCCCTCGATTTCCGGCACTGTAATTTCGTATTCGGTGAGCCCTGCCCTGCCATCCGGTTTAAGCATCAACCAGACAACAGGGGTAATATCCGGAACACCGACTGCTGTGAGTGGCACGACAACATATCTGGTAGTCGCGACTAATTCAGCGGGTTCTACGAGTATCTCTCTGAATCTATCCATAGTGGAAGGAGCCCCCACCACTCTTTCCTACAGCTCTTCTTCCTATACCTACACAAGGGGAGTTACGATAGCTTCATTGAGTCCCACGGTAACGGGCACGGTGAGTTCGTATTCGGTGAGTCCTGCCTTACCGCAGGGCTTATCTCTGAACGTAAGCACAGGAGTAATATCGGGAACACCTGAACTGGCATCTGCATCGAATACCTATACGGTAACGGCTGCGAATCCATCGGGCTCTACTGCCTATAGCTTTAGCATACAGGTAACGGAGGGAGCACCGAGTTCGCTTGTGTATGCGGGTTCTCCCTATGTCTTAACCCAGAACCTGGCCATGAGTCCGGTTACACCTGCACTCACAGGAACTGCTACGTCTTTCTCCATAACACCGTCTCTGCCATCGGGCTTATCCTTAAATGCAACGACCGGGGTTCTATCGGGGAACCCTCAGGTCAGTGCCGTAAGCCAGACCTACACAGTAACGGCTACTAATAGCTACGGCTCCACTACAGCGAGCTTTAGTCTGGAAGTAGCCACTGCCTATTACGTGGTGAGGCCTACCGTATCGGGTCTTCTGGGAAGTGGCTTACAGCTTTCCGATGGAACGAATACGATAAGCCCCACAGCCAATGGTAGCTGGGCTTTCCCGGCAAGGGCTTCCGGTCTCAGTTATAACGTGACAGTGGCAACACAGCCAACAAATCCCTGGCAGACCTGCTCAGTTACAAACGGTAGCGGGACTTTAACCGTTTCTGATGTGACGAATGTAACAGTCAGTTGTGTTACCAACACCTATACGATGGGAGGCACAATCAGTGGTTTTGGTTCGGGAACGGACTTAAGTATAACGGATGGAGCCGGTAATACATTGACCCTGCCTGCAGGAAGCAGCACCTTCACTTTTCCCCTGCGGGATAGTGGCAGTAGCTACAGTGTGACTATTGCGACCCAGCCGACTTCTCCCTGGCAGACCTGTACGGTGACCAATGGTAGCGGTAATTTAACAAATGCGAATATAACGAATGTAAGTATTAGCTGCACTGTGAATACCTATACCATGTCGGGTTTTATATCGGGACAGGCAAATACTTCGACTTTAATCATCAATAATGGTACAGCCAATGTGACTCTTACCGGTCAGTCGAGTGACTACAATTATACGGAAAATCTAAACAGTGGCACTTCGTACAACTATACAATAGTGCAACAACCTCCGGGACAGTACTGTGTATTTGTCATGCAGACCCTACTTTCCGGGACTGTGACAAACTCGAACCTTAACAACTTCGGCATCAACTGTGTGAACGGCTATCTGGTGAGTGGTCATATCTTATCTGCACCTCCTGCACCCGCTCCTTTTCATCTTTATCAGGGGGAAGTTGTCAGTTATATTGGAGATGGGGTGTCAGCATCAGGACCGGTAGATGGAGCCATCGCGGGAACAGCTAAAGTTTCCTATAACAAAGGACTTACCTTTGATGGAAGCAATTATTATTTTGTTGACTCAGGAACATGCATACGCCAGATTCGTGTTGCAACATCAGACATTGCAACGGCTGCTGGAATTTGTGGTACTGTAGGTTTTGCGGATGGCACTCAGGCAGCAGCACGCTTTTCAAATCTTTTTGATCTTACAACTGATGGTACATATTTATATGCTGCCGAACTAGATGGAAATAGAATTCGTAGAATAAAAATAGGAACCTGGGAAGTCACGACTCTTGCAGGTGATAACACTACAGCCTCTCCTGCGGGTGCATTTTTGGATGGAACAGGAACTAACGTTAGATTTAATGGAGTTCATGGAATTATTTATAAAGACGGTTTTCTTTATATTTCTGATGTTTACAATCATAGAATAAGAAAGTTAAACCTGCTAACTACTGAGGTAACAACGATTGTTGGAAATGGAACAGCCACAACAACAGCCGGAAACCCGGGAACATCTGCCACAATTTATTCTCCGACTTATATGACAATCGTTGGAAATTATCTTTATGTCGCAAGTGATAGCAGAGTAATTTCAAGAATTCTATTGGATGGCACAAGTTATCCGATGGATATATTTGCCGGTGTTTCCGATGCAAGCGGTACTGTAGATGGTTATCGAACTTCAGCTAAATTTGGTCTAATCAGGGGTCTATCTACCGATGGAGTAGATAATATTTATATATCAGATAATGGAAATTATACCATTAGAACTTTAAATATTTCGAACGGCATGGTCAATACCATCTCAGGAAGAAATGGAATCCTTGCATTCCAGGCAGGAGTGGGGGTTTCTGCTACCCATAATTACCCTTACACAATTCTTTTTGATGGAAAAAACCTTTTATTGGATGAGAGTAATCGAATTGTTAAGATCAAAAACAACGGTCTCGTTGGCTACTGGCCTCTCACAGCGAGTGCCGCTGATTATGCCGGTAGTAACAACGGAACCTTAAACGGAGCCCCTGCATTTACTGCTGCTGATAGATTTGGTGTGGTTAATCAGGCGATTACTTTTAATGGTAGCACACAGAATATCAGTGTTCCCCATAATACCAGTTTGTCCAATTCCAATATGAGTGTATCGGTCTGGATAAAGCCGAATTCTCTTCCAGCATCAGGGAATGTATTTGGAATTGTAGACAAAAAATATGCAAACAGTTCTCCTAATGGATACACTCTTGAACTTTGGAATGATGCCGGAAAACAGTCTATTGCCTGGATAAATGGAAGTGGATTCACAACCACAGGCTATTATACTCTCGCACTGAATCAGTGGGCACATATAACTGTAACCCAGGAAGGGACGATTGCCTCCCTTTATCTAAATGGAAAGTTAATGGCGACACGTAACGATACAAGTAGTCTCGTAGATTCGGGCGGAGGAATGGAAATAGGAAGTAGAGGTGGAACCTTTTATTTCAACGGTAATATAGCCGATGTCCGAATCTACAACCGTGTTTTAAATGAAGGGGAAATCAACGAATTAGCTCAAAATGCTACACCGGCACAGGTGGGTTCAGCCTATAGCACAGGAGCAACGGGGCTATTGGCAGACTTCCATCTGGATGGTGGTAGTAACAATAGTAGTGGTGCTATTCCTGATCTGGGTCTTTCCGGTTCAACTGGTAGCAATGTAACTGGAAAAGATGGAAATACCGATGGAGCAAGATTGTTCGACGCCCCCAGTTCTCACGCTCTTACAGGAGTAACGTACGGACTTCCTAACGGCAATGCACCCAGAACTCTTTGTGGATGGATAAATCCAACCGCTCATCCGGTGCCGGGTGGCTGGACTATCTTTACCGGTTATGGATCCGCAGGAACGAATAACCAGTTCCAATTAGGACTCTGGAATAATGCGGGGGTACAGAATGTGACTTTAGACTTTATCAATGCAGCTGCCTATGCTCCTTATTCTGTTCCTTTGAATTCCTGGTCTCATATCTGTGGTTCTTATGATGGAACAACTGCTTATCTATTTGTAAATGGCAAACAAATAGCTTCTAATACGATTGCCCTTACAACGGGAACTTCAAACTTTACAATCGGACAGTCCCCCACTGGTGGAAATTTTTTCAATGGAAAGATTGACGATGTGAGGGTATACAATAACGCATTAAGCCTTGCACAGATTCGCCAGCTTGCCACGCAAGTTCCGGCAGGTCTTGTTGCACACTATGACTTCAATGGCGATGCGAATGATGTGAGTGGCTTTGCTGCGAATGGAAATACTACTTCTGTAACGTCGGTTACTGATAGGTTTGGAATAAGCGGTAGTGCTTATTCTTTTACACCTTCCAGTTCAGTAACCGCTTCAGATGCACATTTACCAGTAGGTACAGGTAGTAGAACGGTCTGTTACTGGGTAAAACCAAATGTTTTTGGTGCTGGTTATCAGGGATATATTTTTCAGTACGGTGTAGAGACGACAAATCAAATGATGAGATTAACTTTACATATGACAAATATAAACTATGACTCTTATGGAAGTTCAACTGGAACAGCCTATCTAAGTTCAACAAATATTTGGAATCATGTTTGTGGAACCTATGATGGTACAAATGGTCAGATATATATGAATGGAAAGCTTCAAATTACAAGTCCTCTTACCATGGCAACTGTATCCGCAGGAAATGCCGGTTTATTAATGGGGGCAGCTTATGATGGTTCTTTAGATGACCTAAGGGTATACAACCGTGTTCTTACCGAAGCGGAAATCCGTGCTTTGAGTGGCTATCATCCGATGCAGGTAACAACCTGGAATCCAGCAGTTGCCAGCAGTAGTTTAAAATTCCACGTTGCTGCTGATAGTTTTAGTAACCTTGCAGATACTGCAACTGTCGGAAACTGGCCTGATTTAAGTGGAAATGGCTTTTTAGGTACCCAATACAACGGGCCAGTTTTTAGAACCGGGATCAATGGAATCAATGGCAAACCGGCGATAGAGTTTAATGGGACAAATCAATATTTTAATGCAGGAGCGTCTTCGATTACATATGGAACTGGAGTTACCGTTTTTGCTATCACAAAAAATTCTGCCAGTAATGGAAATTATCGAGAAATCATTTCAAAAGACAATAATATTAGCTGTAGGTTCAATCTTGCAAAAAACCTTTCTCCGGCTACAGATTATTTCTTTGAAATAGATGCTCCCTTAATGGCAAATACAAACACTGCATTTTCATTGAATGAAGTATCTATGCTCACCGGAATGAACCATGCCGGTGGAAACCTGTTTTTAGGAAAAAATGGAGATATGCCAGGTAGTACATCCAGTTCTGGTGGTACAACTCTTAGTTGTACAAGTACAGCCAATATGACTGTTGGTGTAAGAAGTGATTTAACAGCTACAAGTTATTTTCAGGGTTTAATTGGTGAGGTTTTGGTATTTAACCGTGCGATCAATGCTAACAGTGTTTACGGGGCAACCTGGCAGGATAGACATATAGTAGAATGTTACCTCTCCTCTAAATACAATATCCCTATCGGGCATAGCTGTCCGTAA